A genomic window from Serratia liquefaciens includes:
- a CDS encoding FitA-like ribbon-helix-helix domain-containing protein → MATITVRNLDDEVKELLRVSAAKNGHSMEEEARMILKQALVKKPPRYGLGTRMHQHFAELGGVELEIPPRDKTPPRIVTFDDDDDQV, encoded by the coding sequence ATGGCTACCATAACCGTCAGAAATCTGGACGACGAAGTAAAGGAGTTGCTGCGCGTCTCGGCAGCAAAAAATGGCCATTCCATGGAGGAGGAAGCTCGAATGATTTTGAAACAGGCCTTAGTGAAAAAACCGCCGCGCTATGGTTTAGGCACGCGTATGCATCAACACTTTGCCGAATTGGGTGGCGTTGAGCTGGAGATCCCGCCGCGTGATAAAACACCGCCGCGGATTGTCACCTTTGACGACGACGATGACCAGGTATGA
- the pckA gene encoding phosphoenolpyruvate carboxykinase (ATP): MRVKGITPQDLAAYGIHNVGEIVHNPSYDLLFKEETDPSLEGYERGVVTKLGAVSVDTGIFTGRSPKDKYIVRDDITRDTVWWADQGKGKNDNKPLSPEIWADLKQLVTTQLSGKRLFVVDTFCGANADSRLKVRFITEVAWQAHFVKNMFIRPTEEELQDFEPDFVVMNGAKCTNPNWQQQGLNSENFVAFNLTERMQLIGGTWYGGEMKKGMFSMMNYLLPLKGIASMHCSANVGEKGDVAVFFGLSGTGKTTLSTDPKRQLIGDDEHGWDDDGVFNFEGGCYAKTIKLSEEAEPDIYHAIKRDALLENVTVLADGTIDFNDGSKTENTRVSYPIYHIQNIVKPVSKAGHATKVIFLTADAFGVLPPVSRLTANQTQYHFLSGFTAKLAGTERGVTEPTPTFSACFGAAFLSLHPTQYAEVLVKRMQAAGAQAYLVNTGWNGTGKRISIKDTRGIIDAILSGEIDKAETITLPIFDLAMPTSLPGVNPDILDPRATYASLEQWQEKAQDLAERFVTNFDKYTDTPAGAALVSAGPKL, encoded by the coding sequence ATGCGTGTTAAAGGTATAACCCCTCAGGATCTGGCCGCTTATGGGATTCATAACGTCGGCGAAATCGTTCACAACCCGAGTTATGACTTGCTGTTCAAGGAAGAAACAGACCCATCTCTGGAAGGTTATGAACGTGGGGTCGTAACCAAGCTGGGTGCTGTATCCGTCGACACCGGTATTTTTACCGGCCGTTCCCCGAAAGATAAGTACATCGTCCGTGACGACATCACCCGCGACACCGTCTGGTGGGCCGATCAGGGCAAAGGAAAAAACGACAACAAACCCCTCAGTCCGGAAATTTGGGCTGACCTGAAACAGCTGGTCACCACGCAGCTCTCCGGCAAACGCCTGTTTGTGGTGGATACCTTCTGCGGCGCCAATGCCGACTCACGCTTGAAAGTCCGTTTTATCACCGAGGTTGCCTGGCAGGCACACTTCGTCAAAAACATGTTCATTCGCCCGACGGAAGAAGAACTGCAGGATTTCGAACCGGACTTCGTGGTGATGAACGGCGCCAAATGCACTAACCCGAACTGGCAGCAACAGGGCCTGAACTCGGAGAACTTTGTCGCTTTCAACCTGACCGAACGCATGCAGCTGATTGGCGGCACCTGGTACGGCGGCGAAATGAAAAAGGGTATGTTCTCCATGATGAACTACCTGCTGCCGCTGAAAGGCATCGCTTCCATGCACTGCTCGGCCAACGTGGGTGAAAAAGGCGACGTGGCGGTATTCTTCGGCCTGTCCGGCACCGGCAAAACCACCCTGTCCACCGATCCAAAACGCCAGCTGATTGGCGATGACGAACACGGCTGGGATGACGACGGCGTGTTCAACTTCGAAGGTGGTTGCTACGCCAAAACCATCAAGCTGTCCGAAGAAGCCGAGCCGGATATCTATCACGCCATCAAACGCGATGCGCTGCTGGAAAACGTCACGGTGCTGGCCGACGGTACGATTGATTTCAACGACGGCTCGAAAACCGAGAACACCCGCGTTTCCTACCCGATCTATCACATCCAGAACATCGTCAAGCCGGTTTCCAAGGCTGGCCACGCCACCAAGGTGATCTTCCTGACCGCAGACGCCTTCGGCGTGCTGCCACCGGTTTCTCGCCTGACCGCCAACCAGACCCAGTACCACTTCCTGTCCGGCTTTACCGCCAAGCTGGCCGGTACCGAACGCGGCGTGACCGAGCCGACCCCAACCTTCTCCGCCTGCTTCGGCGCAGCCTTCCTGTCGCTGCACCCAACGCAGTACGCCGAAGTCCTGGTGAAGCGCATGCAGGCTGCGGGTGCCCAGGCCTACCTGGTCAACACCGGCTGGAACGGCACCGGTAAACGCATTTCGATCAAAGATACTCGCGGCATTATCGATGCGATCCTCAGCGGTGAAATCGATAAGGCAGAAACCATTACTCTGCCTATCTTCGATCTGGCGATGCCAACCTCACTGCCGGGCGTTAACCCGGACATTCTGGATCCCCGCGCCACTTACGCCAGCCTTGAGCAATGGCAAGAGAAAGCACAGGATTTGGCCGAGCGTTTTGTCACCAACTTTGACAAATACACTGACACCCCGGCAGGTGCCGCACTGGTCAGCGCCGGTCCAAAACTGTAA
- a CDS encoding PilN domain-containing protein has product MYQVNLLPWRAGIQRRHAAFWLRLFVLQLVLVLAVLMGAYGLLNQQQEQQHQALLTLARQQAELTGRYQQRQQAMTRLANLTAQAEQHGRNLAHNRRYLNLLQQLSALLPAPLWLIALESNTHNLTLRGLSHRYEAITQFEQQLTALPLLRRGQLAEVAQRQDGLFSFALVAQWGRDE; this is encoded by the coding sequence ATGTATCAGGTTAATCTTCTGCCCTGGCGTGCGGGCATCCAGCGTCGGCACGCTGCTTTCTGGTTACGCCTGTTTGTGCTGCAACTAGTGCTGGTGTTGGCGGTGCTGATGGGGGCTTATGGCTTGTTGAATCAGCAACAGGAACAACAGCATCAGGCATTGTTAACGCTGGCCCGGCAGCAGGCGGAATTGACGGGGCGCTATCAGCAACGGCAACAGGCAATGACTCGCCTGGCGAACCTGACCGCACAGGCGGAGCAGCATGGCAGGAATCTGGCGCACAACCGACGCTACCTTAACTTGCTGCAACAACTCTCGGCCCTGCTGCCTGCGCCGCTGTGGCTTATTGCACTGGAAAGCAATACGCACAATCTTACGCTACGGGGTTTGAGCCACCGCTATGAGGCTATAACCCAGTTTGAGCAACAGCTGACTGCATTGCCGTTGTTGCGGCGTGGCCAACTGGCCGAGGTGGCACAGCGTCAGGATGGCTTGTTTTCATTTGCCCTGGTGGCGCAGTGGGGGCGGGATGAATAA
- the hslO gene encoding Hsp33 family molecular chaperone HslO: protein MSNHDQLHRYLFENYAVRGELVTVSGTYQQVLNNHDYPAPVKKLLGELLVATSLLTATLKFDGDITVQLQGDGPLKLAVINGNNRQEMRGVARVQSEIADDSTLHQLIGNGVMVITIAPTEGERYQGVVALEGETLAECLEAYFRQSEQLPTRLFIRTGEFEGQPAAGGMLLQVLPAQDGNADDFDHLVQLTNTVKSEELFSLPANEVLYRLYHQEEVTLYEPQDVIFRCTCSRQRCADALITLPAEEVAQMLEQDGNIDMHCDYCGNHYVFDAVDVAALYTGNTDESEQLH, encoded by the coding sequence ATGTCTAACCATGACCAATTGCACCGTTACCTGTTTGAAAACTACGCGGTGCGCGGTGAGCTGGTTACCGTCAGCGGAACCTATCAGCAGGTCCTGAACAACCATGATTACCCGGCGCCGGTTAAAAAACTGCTGGGTGAGTTGCTGGTAGCCACCAGCCTGCTGACCGCAACCTTGAAGTTCGACGGCGATATCACCGTACAATTGCAGGGCGACGGCCCGCTGAAGCTGGCGGTGATTAACGGCAATAACCGCCAGGAAATGCGTGGCGTAGCGCGCGTACAGAGCGAAATCGCCGATGACAGCACGCTGCATCAGTTGATCGGCAATGGCGTCATGGTGATCACCATCGCGCCAACCGAAGGCGAGCGCTATCAGGGCGTAGTGGCACTGGAAGGCGAAACGCTGGCCGAATGCCTTGAGGCTTACTTCCGCCAGTCCGAACAGCTGCCAACCCGTCTGTTCATCCGCACCGGCGAGTTCGAAGGCCAACCGGCCGCGGGCGGTATGTTGCTGCAGGTACTGCCGGCGCAGGACGGCAATGCCGATGATTTCGATCATCTGGTACAGCTGACCAACACGGTGAAAAGCGAAGAGCTGTTCAGCCTGCCGGCCAACGAAGTGCTGTATCGCCTGTATCACCAGGAAGAAGTCACGCTGTATGAACCGCAGGACGTGATCTTCCGTTGCACCTGTTCACGCCAGCGTTGCGCTGATGCGCTGATCACCCTGCCGGCGGAAGAAGTGGCCCAAATGCTCGAGCAGGATGGCAATATTGATATGCACTGCGATTACTGCGGCAATCACTATGTGTTTGACGCCGTGGATGTTGCCGCCTTGTACACTGGTAACACCGACGAAAGCGAGCAGTTGCACTAA
- the yrfG gene encoding GMP/IMP nucleotidase, whose product MVPEFDWREIDTVLLDMDGTLLDLEFDSHFWLSLVPQALSEQRAIPFDEARKIIHQEYLAVQHTMNWYCFDYWSERLDLDIYRMTTEVGSRARLREDTEPFLQALRAAGHQTILLTNAHPHSLAVKIEHTGLDRHLDLLLSTHTFGYPKEDQRLWQAVQQHTGFDPQRTLFVDDGEPILDAARTFGIRYCLGVQNPDSSMAEKTFRHYPAMRDYRLLIPALAKGEQ is encoded by the coding sequence ATGGTTCCCGAGTTTGACTGGCGTGAAATTGATACCGTGCTGCTGGATATGGACGGCACCCTGCTCGATCTGGAGTTCGACAGCCACTTTTGGCTCAGCCTGGTACCACAGGCCCTGAGCGAGCAGCGTGCTATTCCGTTCGACGAAGCGCGTAAAATCATTCACCAGGAATATCTGGCAGTACAGCACACCATGAACTGGTACTGCTTCGACTACTGGAGCGAACGGCTGGATCTTGATATTTACCGCATGACCACGGAGGTCGGCAGCCGAGCTCGCCTGCGTGAAGACACCGAGCCCTTTTTGCAGGCATTGCGAGCCGCAGGTCACCAGACTATTCTGTTGACCAACGCCCATCCGCACAGCCTGGCGGTAAAAATTGAGCATACCGGTTTGGATCGGCACCTTGATTTATTACTTTCTACCCACACATTTGGTTATCCGAAAGAAGATCAGCGTTTGTGGCAGGCCGTGCAGCAACACACCGGATTTGATCCGCAACGCACCCTGTTCGTCGACGACGGTGAACCTATTCTGGATGCTGCCCGCACCTTCGGGATCCGCTATTGCCTGGGCGTTCAGAATCCGGACTCCAGCATGGCGGAGAAAACTTTCCGACACTACCCGGCAATGCGCGACTACCGCCTGTTGATTCCGGCGTTAGCCAAGGGGGAGCAATGA
- the hslR gene encoding ribosome-associated heat shock protein Hsp15 yields MKDKETRDDAVRLDKWLWAARFYKTRALARDMIDGGKVHYNGQRGKPSKIVELNAEIKLRQGNDERTVIVLALASQRRGADEAQQMYQETEASIANREKVALARKMNALTMPHPDRRPDKKERRDLIKFKFGEQE; encoded by the coding sequence ATGAAAGATAAGGAAACACGGGACGACGCGGTCCGGCTGGATAAATGGCTTTGGGCGGCTCGTTTCTACAAAACCCGCGCGTTGGCGCGGGACATGATCGACGGCGGCAAGGTGCACTACAACGGACAGCGCGGTAAGCCGAGCAAGATTGTCGAGCTCAATGCCGAGATCAAGCTGCGTCAGGGTAATGATGAGCGCACGGTGATCGTCCTGGCTCTGGCCAGCCAACGGCGCGGCGCCGACGAGGCGCAGCAAATGTATCAGGAAACCGAAGCCAGCATCGCCAACCGAGAGAAAGTGGCGCTCGCACGCAAGATGAATGCGCTGACCATGCCGCATCCGGACCGCCGTCCGGACAAGAAAGAGCGGCGCGACCTGATTAAATTTAAATTTGGTGAGCAGGAATAA
- the nudE gene encoding ADP compounds hydrolase NudE: MDKHLQKPKILKVETVARSRLFNVESVDLEFSNGVRRVYERMRPSDREAVMIVPVIGDDLLLIREYAVGTESYELGFPKGLIDPGEGVLEAANRELMEEVGFGARRFDFLSKLTMAPSYFSSKMNIVLAHDLYPQSLEGDEPEPLPQVRWPIADMMALLAEPDFREARNVSALFLTEAFLRGSR; the protein is encoded by the coding sequence ATGGATAAACACCTGCAAAAACCTAAAATTCTGAAAGTGGAAACGGTCGCGCGTTCGCGTTTATTTAACGTTGAGTCCGTCGATCTGGAGTTCAGTAACGGTGTACGGCGGGTGTACGAGCGGATGCGGCCCTCGGACCGTGAGGCCGTGATGATTGTGCCGGTGATTGGCGACGACTTGTTGCTGATCCGTGAATATGCGGTGGGCACCGAATCTTATGAGCTGGGGTTTCCCAAAGGGTTGATCGATCCTGGTGAAGGCGTGCTGGAGGCGGCGAACCGCGAACTGATGGAAGAGGTGGGCTTTGGCGCCAGGCGCTTTGACTTCCTCAGCAAGCTGACGATGGCGCCGTCATACTTTTCCAGCAAAATGAATATCGTGCTGGCACACGATCTCTACCCGCAGAGTCTGGAAGGGGATGAGCCGGAGCCCTTGCCGCAGGTACGCTGGCCGATTGCCGATATGATGGCGTTGCTGGCTGAACCGGATTTCCGTGAGGCGCGCAATGTCAGCGCGTTGTTCCTGACTGAGGCATTTTTACGCGGTTCGCGTTAA
- the pilM gene encoding type IV pilus biogenesis protein PilM encodes MFTQAWQVGLDIQSHCIRALAAQRRRNGWQLRHWWQQRLPQPVLREGCLEHPELLIQALRQWRIQLPRHISLRIALPAPRVLQQQMPLPDARLKEPARGEYITSQGLKQFPLDSQTLALDYRPSPPDPGTLLLTAARQQELEQWLHCLHQANLQPQAVDITPCALRMMATAAGVSAEAGLLHRLDQEWLWVAPSPQALAYGIVSLGEAEEPDQALTAMHAACPSLATQQIYYSSVLDELPPSGSLPWSPFSAFSQLRPPQPPVPAAFVLAGGLALRAEDR; translated from the coding sequence ATGTTCACACAAGCATGGCAGGTGGGGCTGGATATACAAAGTCACTGCATTCGCGCTCTGGCAGCACAGCGCCGCCGCAACGGCTGGCAACTGCGTCACTGGTGGCAACAAAGGCTACCGCAACCGGTGTTGCGAGAAGGCTGCCTCGAACACCCCGAGCTGCTGATTCAGGCATTGCGACAATGGCGAATTCAGTTACCAAGACATATTTCCTTACGCATTGCATTGCCCGCCCCGCGGGTTTTACAGCAGCAGATGCCGCTGCCGGATGCCAGGCTGAAAGAGCCGGCTCGCGGTGAATACATCACCAGTCAGGGTTTAAAACAGTTCCCGCTGGACAGCCAGACGCTGGCACTGGATTACCGACCCTCCCCGCCGGACCCCGGTACTTTGCTGCTCACCGCCGCGCGACAGCAGGAGTTGGAGCAGTGGCTGCACTGTTTGCATCAGGCCAACCTGCAGCCGCAGGCGGTCGATATCACTCCTTGCGCACTGCGCATGATGGCGACGGCGGCAGGCGTGTCGGCTGAAGCCGGTTTACTGCACCGTCTCGATCAGGAGTGGTTATGGGTCGCCCCCTCTCCCCAGGCCCTTGCCTATGGCATTGTCAGCCTGGGGGAGGCCGAAGAGCCTGACCAGGCGCTGACGGCGATGCATGCCGCCTGTCCGTCGCTGGCGACGCAGCAGATTTACTATAGCAGCGTGCTGGATGAGCTGCCTCCGTCGGGGAGTTTACCCTGGTCACCGTTCAGCGCTTTCAGCCAGCTGCGTCCGCCGCAGCCACCCGTGCCGGCGGCGTTTGTATTGGCCGGCGGTTTGGCGCTGCGCGCAGAGGACCGCTGA
- a CDS encoding intracellular growth attenuator family protein, with protein MSTIVLILALVLACLIAAGLYLWFKARNQPLLTRALPFIKPTHRKLTGEERAAVEHYLGQQNKLSNKLLPGNSSLPSAKLALTPQSDNVYPITHAITRYGLASDDPNKWRYYLDAEEVHLPPFWEQYISADNHVEVIRTQTLPLVISLNGHSLKDHIHDRPQPPVVKAAPSQNASIRKEESEHVELVNIRKETPEEHALTRPNGIKEAAVISAALLLLFFSLISPVVVIPWMILVAVLMISWGCWNLFRRPATRELKEVHCLRGTPKRWGLFGESNQGQISNISLGIIDLIYPPHWQPYITQDLGKTTDVDIYLNRQVLRQGRFLSLHDEVKNFPLQQWGRNAVLMASSFLVLVLLLTYIPLSLPLKLSMAWLQGAQKIEVTNVQALEGATLRIGDTLKAQGNGMCYVPPPVNGSHTSNFMPFDCSGIYWNNAAPLPQPESDIIDKASALLATVNTQLHPDGTDQKLNPQLASAIEKSGMILLDDFSDIVLKTQDLCQADNDCVRLKNALVNLGNVKNWATLVKRAKSGALQGVNVLLRPVSAESLESLTKVAASSFVYSETRQAAAALNSPPPGGFLISSDEGKQLVNHPQPAVPLNEYNALDQWNELQRLASMLLHTPFEAQGVITNISVDANGTRHIALHSEPDIITLWRYLGTSLLLLTVAVVLGYNTWRLVQRRRINQHRTADIQRYYESCFNPQLSPMSLRPMP; from the coding sequence ATGAGCACAATAGTGTTGATATTGGCCTTAGTGCTTGCCTGCCTGATTGCCGCCGGCCTGTATCTCTGGTTTAAAGCCCGCAATCAGCCGCTGCTAACGCGCGCGTTGCCCTTTATCAAACCCACACACCGTAAACTGACTGGCGAAGAGCGCGCTGCCGTTGAGCATTATCTCGGCCAGCAAAATAAGCTGAGCAACAAACTGTTGCCCGGCAACAGCTCGCTGCCTTCCGCCAAGCTGGCTCTGACACCGCAGAGCGACAACGTCTATCCCATTACCCATGCCATTACCCGCTACGGGCTGGCCAGCGATGACCCCAACAAGTGGCGCTATTATCTGGACGCCGAAGAGGTGCATCTGCCGCCGTTCTGGGAGCAGTACATCAGCGCCGATAACCATGTGGAAGTGATCAGAACCCAGACGTTACCGCTGGTCATCTCCCTCAACGGGCATTCGCTGAAAGATCATATTCACGATCGGCCGCAACCGCCGGTGGTGAAAGCCGCCCCGAGTCAAAATGCCTCCATTCGCAAGGAGGAGAGCGAACACGTCGAGTTGGTGAATATCCGCAAGGAAACACCGGAAGAACACGCGCTGACTCGCCCGAACGGCATCAAGGAAGCCGCCGTTATCTCGGCCGCCCTGCTGCTGCTGTTCTTCAGCCTGATAAGCCCGGTGGTGGTTATCCCCTGGATGATTCTGGTTGCCGTGCTGATGATCTCCTGGGGCTGCTGGAACCTGTTCCGTCGGCCGGCAACGCGTGAACTGAAAGAAGTGCACTGCCTGCGGGGCACTCCCAAGCGCTGGGGGCTGTTTGGCGAATCCAATCAGGGACAGATCAGCAATATCTCACTCGGCATCATCGATCTGATTTATCCGCCGCATTGGCAGCCTTATATCACCCAGGATCTGGGCAAGACCACCGACGTGGATATCTACCTTAACCGCCAGGTGTTGCGTCAGGGACGTTTCCTCTCACTGCATGATGAGGTGAAAAACTTCCCGTTGCAGCAATGGGGCAGAAACGCGGTGCTGATGGCCAGTTCGTTTTTGGTGCTGGTGCTGCTGCTGACCTATATTCCGCTAAGCCTGCCGCTTAAGCTGAGCATGGCTTGGCTGCAGGGCGCGCAAAAAATCGAAGTGACCAACGTTCAGGCTCTCGAAGGCGCAACCTTGCGCATCGGCGATACCCTGAAAGCGCAAGGCAACGGTATGTGTTATGTGCCGCCACCGGTTAACGGTTCGCACACCTCCAACTTTATGCCTTTCGACTGTTCAGGCATTTACTGGAACAACGCCGCCCCCCTGCCGCAGCCGGAATCCGATATCATCGACAAAGCCTCCGCCTTGCTGGCGACGGTCAATACCCAGTTGCATCCCGACGGTACCGATCAGAAACTCAACCCGCAGCTGGCCAGCGCGATTGAAAAATCCGGTATGATCCTGTTGGATGATTTTTCCGATATTGTGCTGAAAACGCAGGATTTATGCCAGGCGGACAACGACTGCGTCCGGCTGAAGAACGCCCTGGTGAACCTGGGTAACGTCAAAAACTGGGCAACCCTGGTAAAACGCGCCAAGTCGGGCGCTTTGCAGGGGGTCAACGTGTTGCTGCGCCCGGTGAGCGCCGAATCGCTGGAAAGCCTGACCAAGGTTGCCGCATCGTCGTTTGTCTACAGCGAAACCCGGCAGGCCGCCGCCGCGCTCAACAGCCCTCCGCCTGGCGGGTTCCTGATCAGCAGCGATGAAGGCAAGCAGTTGGTCAATCATCCCCAGCCTGCGGTCCCCTTAAACGAATACAACGCACTTGATCAGTGGAATGAGCTGCAACGCCTGGCCAGCATGCTGCTGCATACGCCGTTTGAAGCTCAGGGCGTGATCACCAATATCAGCGTCGACGCCAACGGCACACGCCATATTGCGCTGCACAGCGAGCCGGATATCATCACCCTGTGGCGCTATCTCGGCACCAGCCTGCTGCTGCTGACGGTCGCCGTCGTTCTGGGTTACAACACCTGGCGACTGGTACAGCGCCGCCGTATCAACCAGCACCGAACCGCCGATATCCAGCGCTATTACGAAAGCTGCTTTAACCCGCAGCTCTCCCCGATGTCATTGCGGCCGATGCCCTGA
- the mrcA gene encoding peptidoglycan glycosyltransferase/peptidoglycan DD-transpeptidase MrcA — translation MKFVKYLLILAVCCIVLGAASIFGLYKYVEPQLPDVATLKDVRLQIPMQVYSADGELIAQYGEKRRIPLKLNQIPPVMVHAFIATEDSRFYEHHGVDPVGIFRAASIALVSGHASQGASTITQQLARNFFLSPERTLMRKIKEAFLAIRIEQMLSKDEILELYLNKIYLGYRAYGVGAAAQVYFGKDVSQLTLSEMATIAGLPKAPSTFNPLYSHDRAVARRNVVLSRMMDEHYITQAQYDQARSEELVANYHAPEISFSAPYLSEMVRQEMIKRYGDNAYTDGYKVYTTITKKLQLAAQESVRNNVLAYDMRHGYRGPSNVLWKVGEAAWDQKQIVDSLKNLPNYGPLSPAVIVAANAEEATAMMADGSHIALPMATMRWARPYKSDTQQGPTPKRVTDVVQAGQQVWVRKVGENWWLSQVPDVNSALVSINPNDGAVKALVGGFDFNQSKFNRVTQALRQVGSNIKPFLYTAAMDKGLTLATILNDLPITRWDPGAGTDWRPKNSPPTYDGPIRLRQGLGQSKNVVMVRAMRAMGVDYAAEYLQRFGFPAQNIVHTESLALGSASFTPMQLVRGYAVLANGGYLVDPYFITKIEDDSGNTVFETKPKIVCSSCNLPVIYGDTHRSAVLSEDNIENVATSQEGKNGSVPMPQLEQVTPAQVLQDGDQQYAPHVISTPLAFLMHDALNSNIFGEPGWMGTAWRAGRDLKRRDIGGKTGTTNSSKDAWFSGYGPDTVTSVWIGFDDHRRDLGRATVSGAIPDQVSGGEGGAKSAQPAWDDFMKTALEGIPEQKVTPPPGIISVTIDKSSGKLSGGGGGSRSEYFIEGTQPTDYPSRDTGTTLTDPGGESHELF, via the coding sequence GTGAAGTTCGTAAAGTATTTACTAATCCTTGCAGTGTGTTGCATCGTGTTGGGGGCAGCCTCGATCTTTGGCTTGTACAAATATGTCGAGCCACAGTTGCCTGACGTTGCGACGCTGAAAGATGTGCGGCTGCAAATACCGATGCAGGTTTACAGCGCCGACGGCGAACTGATCGCCCAATACGGTGAAAAACGCCGTATTCCGTTGAAACTGAACCAAATTCCACCGGTTATGGTGCATGCGTTTATCGCCACCGAAGACAGCCGCTTCTATGAGCATCATGGCGTCGACCCGGTCGGTATCTTCCGTGCTGCCTCTATTGCGCTGGTCTCCGGCCATGCGTCCCAGGGGGCGAGTACCATTACCCAGCAGTTGGCGAGGAACTTCTTCTTAAGCCCGGAACGCACCCTGATGCGAAAAATCAAGGAAGCTTTCCTGGCGATTCGCATCGAACAGATGCTGAGCAAAGACGAAATTCTCGAGCTGTACCTGAACAAAATCTATCTGGGGTATCGCGCCTATGGCGTGGGTGCCGCGGCTCAGGTTTACTTCGGTAAAGACGTTAGCCAGCTCACCTTAAGCGAAATGGCGACCATCGCCGGTTTGCCGAAAGCGCCTTCTACCTTCAACCCGCTCTACTCCCACGATCGCGCCGTCGCGCGCCGCAACGTGGTGCTGTCGCGCATGATGGATGAGCATTACATCACTCAGGCGCAGTACGATCAGGCTCGCAGCGAAGAACTGGTGGCCAACTACCATGCACCGGAAATCAGCTTCTCCGCCCCCTATCTCTCCGAGATGGTGCGTCAGGAGATGATCAAACGTTATGGCGACAACGCCTATACCGACGGTTACAAGGTCTACACCACCATCACCAAAAAGCTGCAGCTGGCGGCGCAGGAGTCGGTACGTAACAACGTGCTGGCCTACGATATGCGCCACGGTTACCGTGGCCCGTCCAACGTGCTGTGGAAAGTCGGCGAAGCAGCGTGGGATCAAAAACAGATCGTTGATTCGCTGAAGAATCTGCCGAACTACGGCCCGCTGTCTCCGGCTGTGATTGTCGCGGCCAACGCCGAAGAAGCGACGGCCATGATGGCTGACGGCAGCCATATTGCGCTACCGATGGCGACCATGCGCTGGGCGCGTCCTTACAAATCCGATACTCAGCAGGGCCCTACGCCGAAACGCGTTACCGACGTAGTGCAGGCCGGTCAGCAAGTCTGGGTGCGTAAGGTGGGCGAGAATTGGTGGCTGTCACAGGTGCCGGACGTCAACTCGGCCTTGGTGTCGATCAACCCGAATGACGGGGCCGTGAAGGCGCTGGTCGGCGGGTTCGACTTCAACCAGAGCAAGTTCAACCGCGTTACCCAGGCGCTGCGTCAGGTCGGTTCGAATATCAAACCTTTCCTGTACACCGCCGCGATGGACAAGGGCCTGACCCTGGCAACCATCCTGAACGACCTGCCGATCACCCGTTGGGATCCGGGCGCCGGCACCGACTGGCGACCGAAGAACTCACCGCCAACCTACGATGGGCCGATTCGCCTGCGTCAGGGGCTGGGGCAGTCTAAAAACGTGGTAATGGTACGTGCTATGCGCGCGATGGGCGTCGATTATGCGGCAGAATACCTGCAGCGTTTCGGCTTCCCGGCACAGAACATCGTGCACACCGAATCGCTGGCGCTGGGTTCCGCTTCGTTCACCCCTATGCAACTGGTGCGCGGCTATGCGGTTCTGGCCAACGGCGGTTACCTGGTGGATCCGTACTTTATCACCAAGATTGAAGACGATAGCGGCAACACGGTGTTCGAAACCAAGCCTAAGATTGTCTGCAGCAGCTGTAACCTGCCGGTGATCTACGGTGATACCCACCGTTCTGCCGTACTTTCTGAAGACAATATTGAAAATGTCGCGACGTCGCAGGAAGGCAAGAATGGCAGCGTGCCTATGCCGCAACTGGAGCAGGTGACTCCGGCTCAGGTGCTCCAGGATGGCGATCAGCAGTATGCGCCACACGTGATCAGCACCCCGTTGGCGTTCCTGATGCACGACGCGCTGAACAGCAACATCTTTGGCGAACCGGGCTGGATGGGCACGGCATGGCGTGCAGGACGCGATCTGAAGCGTCGTGATATCGGCGGTAAAACCGGGACCACCAACAGCTCGAAAGACGCCTGGTTCTCCGGTTATGGCCCGGATACCGTGACCTCGGTATGGATTGGTTTTGATGACCATCGCCGCGACCTTGGCCGTGCTACGGTTTCAGGTGCGATACCGGATCAGGTCTCCGGCGGCGAAGGCGGTGCGAAGAGTGCACAGCCGGCATGGGACGACTTTATGAAAACCGCGCTGGAAGGCATTCCGGAGCAGAAGGTCACTCCGCCACCGGGCATCATCAGCGTCACCATCGACAAGAGCAGCGGCAAGCTTTCTGGCGGCGGCGGCGGCAGTCGCTCCGAGTACTTCATCGAAGGGACTCAGCCAACGGACTACCCATCGCGAGATACCGGCACTACGTTGACGGATCCCGGCGGTGAGAGCCACGAGCTGTTCTAA